GCGGGCAGGTGCAGCGGTCGGTTCCGATGCTGCTGATTCCGATCACGATCACAGCCGGCTCGGCGACGAGTGTCGAGCTTCGCAACAGCTGGCAGCGCGCTTGGGCGCAATTCCGTACATCGCAAAGCCCGATCGACTATGTCCGTGTCAGCGGGACGAGCACGGACCCGATGCTGATTAACGCGGCTTTGACGCTGCGTCCGGGACGGGGTTGGTGGCGCAATGTCATTGATCTTTACGGCGCCGCCGACATCCTGGTCGCTGAAGTCCAGCTGCAGAGGCTCTACCCGGGTGGTCCGGCGCGGGCGCGCTTCATTGCAAGGCATGGACCGGACAACCAGATCGTCGGCGGATTTACGCTTACGGCACAAAACAGCGATCAGATTCCGGCCATGATGGCGCAGGGCGTGCAGCGGATGGACCAGCTGTTTGCGCAAGCGCTTGCCGCAGGCGCCCTAGCGCGCGATCCTTCGCTTAACCTCCCGCCGCAGCCAGTGATCGAACTGCCGCCGGAGGAGAAGGAAGTCGCCAAGCCGGCGACCACGAATAATTCCTTCCAGGTGCAGGTCACCGGCGGCGACGTCAGCGTCTACAACTTTGCGATGGCCCATCTGCGCACGCTTGCCGGGATTGATTCCGCCACGCCGCAGCAGATCAATCAGTCGGGCACGAGCTACATTCTCGTTTCCTACCATGGTGACATCAGTCAGCTGGCGGCGGCATTGTCGGCGCGAGGCTGGGTCGTGGAAACTGCCGGCACGGTACTTCGAATGAAGTCCTCATCGAGCAAACCGCCGGCATTGCCACCGCCACCGCCGGCGCAACCGTCGGCGGCCGCTCCGCCGGCGACGAAGCCCCAAGCACAGCAACCGCCGGTGAAGACGCCGACGGCAAGCGGAAAGCCGGACAAGCAAGAATGAAGCAGGGTCCCGACCAGATCGCGCTCCCGCTCGACTGGCCGCAGACCGAGGGGGACGCCCGCTTCATTGTCTCCGACGCCAATCGAGAGGCGTTCGACCACTTTCGAAAGTGGAGTATCTGGCCAGTCAAAGCGACGATCCTGACCGGACCACGCCGGTCGGGCCGCTCACTGCTTGCGCGCAGCTTCGTAGAACGCGTCGGGGGACGATTGTTCGACGATGCTGAACATCGCGACGAAGAAGAACTCTTCCACGCCTGGAACCAGGCTCAGGAAACCGGCCGTCCTTTGGTGATGGTCGCCGATCAGGCACCTCCCGCTTGGACGCCCAAGCTTCCCGACCTGAAGACGCGTCTCGCAGTGACGCCGGTCATTGGCATTCAGCTTCCAGACGATGCCTTGTTTAGCGCCTTGATCCAGCTGCTATTCGCCGACCGCGGCTTGCATATCCCGGCGGACGCGCTGCGCTTCATGTCCGACCGGCTCCACCGCGACTATTGGACGGTGGAGCGAGCCGTCGAAGCAGTCGACCGCTTTGCCATTGCCGAACGGGCGCGGCTCTCGCTGCCGACGATCCGCCGAGCGCTAATGGAAGCACGACTGATCGGTGAAGCGGCCTAGCCGCAGTTGATGGCCGTCACTTTACGATCGGGCCCGAGGCGGACCGTCACGCGATCCTTTCGAAAATCCATCGTCAGCATGTAGCCGGGAGGCGCCCAGCGCAGAACCGCTGAACGCGTTGCGGCCATGATCGCGGCGCCCGTCTCGCTCGTGCCCTGCTGACCCACGAATCGGTCGGTACCCGTCGCATCGCATTTGTGGCCTTGCGTCACGCCGTGGACGGGCGTTTCGACGGGTGATGCCGCACATGAGGCGAGAAGCGGCACAAACAGCAATGCCGAATTACGCATCGACCGATTCCTCCTGCAGCACCCGGCTCATCTTGAGCTTACCGTTCTCGATCGCGAACGCCATGCGTCCCTCGACAAGATCGAGCGCGTCCTTGCCGAACTCGTCGTAACGCCAGCCTTTCAGGATGTTGAGGTTCTTGCGGACGCCGGCAGCT
This portion of the Sphingomonas limnosediminicola genome encodes:
- a CDS encoding heavy-metal-associated domain-containing protein, which gives rise to MLRRRLAAPILVLLVVIGASAVVYAQLESADRGIAPIDSSGTLEITGIHVDVGGTDAQSARYAGWRMAQRQGFRALWAKMHNLPIAQAPNMPDGTLDQIVSSINVENEQIGPNRYIADLGVQFDRAKAAEFLGVEGGQVQRSVPMLLIPITITAGSATSVELRNSWQRAWAQFRTSQSPIDYVRVSGTSTDPMLINAALTLRPGRGWWRNVIDLYGAADILVAEVQLQRLYPGGPARARFIARHGPDNQIVGGFTLTAQNSDQIPAMMAQGVQRMDQLFAQALAAGALARDPSLNLPPQPVIELPPEEKEVAKPATTNNSFQVQVTGGDVSVYNFAMAHLRTLAGIDSATPQQINQSGTSYILVSYHGDISQLAAALSARGWVVETAGTVLRMKSSSSKPPALPPPPPAQPSAAAPPATKPQAQQPPVKTPTASGKPDKQE
- a CDS encoding DnaA ATPase domain-containing protein, giving the protein MKQGPDQIALPLDWPQTEGDARFIVSDANREAFDHFRKWSIWPVKATILTGPRRSGRSLLARSFVERVGGRLFDDAEHRDEEELFHAWNQAQETGRPLVMVADQAPPAWTPKLPDLKTRLAVTPVIGIQLPDDALFSALIQLLFADRGLHIPADALRFMSDRLHRDYWTVERAVEAVDRFAIAERARLSLPTIRRALMEARLIGEAA
- a CDS encoding I78 family peptidase inhibitor, with amino-acid sequence MRNSALLFVPLLASCAASPVETPVHGVTQGHKCDATGTDRFVGQQGTSETGAAIMAATRSAVLRWAPPGYMLTMDFRKDRVTVRLGPDRKVTAINCG